In Aegilops tauschii subsp. strangulata cultivar AL8/78 chromosome 3, Aet v6.0, whole genome shotgun sequence, one genomic interval encodes:
- the LOC109738080 gene encoding S-adenosyl-L-methionine:benzoic acid/salicylic acid carboxyl methyltransferase 3-like, which translates to MGCSTGPNALTLVSIAIKAVQDHCFQAPEDLFRNLIPAYDMDKDARRQRHRLVLEAYAKQFRKDFTNFLKLRAKELVSKGRMVVSLVVRRSDVTATKFSYLSRTISQILSVMVSEGVIDKEKFDSFYVPVYEPSSKEVRETIEEEGSFSIKEMQVHDPTTDMNNALSTPSKFVNLLRALCEPILVQHFGDVMYEFVSAAERHWSLEGNLLGPYAMLAISLAKA; encoded by the exons ATGGGCTGCTCCACTGGCCCAAACGCGCTCACACTTGTATCAATTGCCATCAAGGCGGTCCAAGATCATTGTTTTCAG GCTCCTGAAGATCTATTCAGGAATCTCATCCCAGCATACGACATGGACAAGGATGCTAGGCGTCAAAGACACCGTTTAGTGCTTGAGGCTTATGCAAAACAGTTTAGAAAAGATTTCACAAATTTCCTGAAGCTGAGAGCCAAAGAATTGGTCTCAAAAGGCCGAATGGTTGTTTCCCTAGTAGTGAGGCGTTCTGATGTAACCGCCACCAAATTCTCTTACCTTTCAAGGACTATATCTCAGATTCTAAGTGTCATGGTCTCAGAG GGTGTGATCGACAAAGAAAAGTTCGATTCTTTTTATGTGCCAGTGTATGAACCTTCTAGTAAAGAGGTGAGAGAGACCATTGAAGAAGAGGGCTCCTTTTCAATCAAGGAGATGCAAGTGCATGACCCTACAACCGATATGAACAATGCTCTCAGCACCCCAAGCAAGTTCGTCAACCTCTTGAGAGCTTTATGTGAGCCGATATTAGTCCAACATTTTGGAGATGTCATGTATGAATTTGTGAGCGCCGCGGAGCGTCACTGGAGCCTGGAGGGCAACTTGTTAGGTCCTTATGCTATGTTGGCCATATCCCTTGCAAAGGCATGA